A window from Heteronotia binoei isolate CCM8104 ecotype False Entrance Well chromosome 15, APGP_CSIRO_Hbin_v1, whole genome shotgun sequence encodes these proteins:
- the LOC132583512 gene encoding olfactory receptor 6N1-like translates to MEHMETHNKTAIVTFILLGFGNAPGFQILFFLIFLIIYSVTMAGNIIITMLVITDHHLHIPMYFFLGNLSCLETFYTSTLLPRMLTSFLTGDRTISVGGCLSQFYFFGILGIAECYLLASMSYDRYLAICKPLQYAALMNKRLCFLLSAVSWLWGITVMTLVISLLSQLKYCGPPEINHFFCDFSPVINLSCSDTTLVTLVGLTLSFLNTVPSCLLTLLSYICIIAAIIRIPSSAGRKKAFSTCSSHLIVVSIFYGSLIFVYVLPQKEAMREVDKIFSVFYTVLTPLINPLIYSLRNKEIKKALRRAVNKYGIFK, encoded by the coding sequence ATGGAGCATATGGAGACACACAATAAAACAGCAATAGTTACATTTATCCttctgggatttggcaatgctcCTGGATTTCAGATTCTTTTCTTCCTAATTTTCCTAATAATCTACAGTGTGACCATGGCTGGAAACATCATCATCACCATGTTAGTAATCACGGATCATCACCTTCACATCCCCATGTACTTCTTTCTTGGAAACTTGTCCTGTTTGGAGACCTTCTACACTTCAACCCTTCTCCCTAGAATGTTGACCAGTTTCCTGACAGGAGACAGAACCATTTCTGTTGGGGGCTGTTTATCCCAGTTTTACTTTTTTGGCATACTTGGGATTGCTGAATGTTACCTACTAGCATCAATGTCCTATGATCGTTATTTGGCAATATGCAAGCCCCTCCAATATGCAGCTCTCATGAACAAAAGACTCTGCTTTCTGTTGTCAGCTGTATCTTGGCTTTGGGGGATAACAGTTATGACTTTAGTGATAAGTTTGCTATCACAGCTGAAATACTGTGGCCCCCCTGAAATTAATCATTTCTTTTGTGATTTCTCGCCAGTGATTAATTTATCATGCAGTGACACAACTCTGGTGACACTGGTGGGCCTCACATTATCTTTCTTAAATACTGTTCCTTCTTGTCTTCTGACCCTGCTGTCTTACATTTGTATAATTGCCGCCATCATACGAATCCCATCTTCAGCTGGGAGGAAAAAGGCCTTTTCCACCTGTTCTTCCCACCTCATTGTAGTTTCCATATTCTATGGTTCATTGATATTTGTATATGTGTTACCACAGAAAGAAGCTATGAGAGAAGTGGACAAGATCTTCTCAGTCTTCTACACAGTCTTAACTCCTCTAATTAATCCCCTTATCTATAGTTTGAGAAACAAAGAGATAAAAAAAGCTTTAAGGAGAGCTGTAAACAAGTATGGGATTTTCAAGTGA